The genomic stretch TGAAGAAAGAAGGATATGATCCGCATCCCGAAATTATGGTTCCCTTGACCGGTATCCTGTATGAATTCGAAGCTCAGGAAAAGGTAATCCGTGATGCAGCAGCAGCATTATTTGAAAAAGAAGGTATGGAAATTCCGTTCAAGGTAGGTACCATGATTGAAATTCCGCGTGCTGCATTGACAGCCAACCGCATTGCCAGCCGTGCAGAATACTTCTCATTCGGTACCAATGACTTGACTCAGATGACCTTCGGTTATTCCCGTGACGATATCGCTTCATTCTTGCCGGTATATCTGGAAAAGAAGATTCTGAAAGTAGACCCGTTCCAAGTACTCGATCAAAATGGTGTAGGTCAGCTGATTGAAATGGCTGTAGATAAAGGTCGTTCAGTTCGTCCTGATTTGAAATGCGGTATCTGCGGTGAACATGGTGGTGAACCTTCATCAGTGAAATTCTGTCACAAAGTTGGTTTGAATTATGTATCTTGTTCTCCATTCCGCGTACCTATCGCCAGACTTGCTGCTGCCCAGGCTGCTATTGAGGAAGCATAAGCAATATAGGATAATATTTGATTTAGGCTGTAACGAACTGTTTATCAGGCGTTACAGCCTAAGTTGTTTTTAGGCGGTTCGTGCATTTGTCCGCAAAAAATGAGCCAAATAAACGGTACTTGCATACACCACGCATACACTTTTGAACAGTGGCGCATACACCAACGCATACACCATTTAATAACTTATAAATCAATCTGATATGGCAACATTTAAAGTAGTCGTAAGAAAAAAGAGAGCTGACGGATTTTATCCAGTGTACATTCGTGTTGTCCACCGTTCAAGAATGGGTTATATTAAAACCGATAAACTCATTACGGACAAGCAAATCACCAAGAATGGCGAAATCAAGGATATTGTGGTCAACGAATATTGTTCACGAGAAATCCTACGTTATAGCGATATGATAAACCGTAAGGATGTCTCAAATTATTCTGTTGCTGAACTAATTGAATTCCTTATCCATTCAGATGAAGAAATATGTTTTAGTGACTATGCTACAAAATTCATTAACCGTATGGCCTCTGAAGGACATGAACGTAATGCTAAAAACTATCGCCTGGCTGTAAACCACCTCGAAAGATATTTGGGAACAACCAGAGTAATGTTTACCTACTTGTCATCTTCTGTTTTGACAAGATGGATTAATAGCCTTTCGTTAACGAACAGGGCGAAAGAAATGTACCCTACTTGTTTAAGACAGATATTCAAAAGGGCACTTATAGAACTGAACGATGAAGAACGTGGTATCATGCGAATCAAATACAATCCTTGGTTAAAAGTATCCATTCCAAAATCTGACAGTACAGTTCAAAGAGCCATCAGTGCAGAGGCGTGTAGAGAGTTTTTCAATCGTCCCCTACCGGAAACCAAAATGATTTCCTCTCTTCCGGAACTGGGCAGAGACGTGGCACTTCTATCCTTGTGTTTGGGCGGAATAAACACCGTAGATATTTTTGAGCTTAAAAAAGAAAACTATAAGGATGGAGTTATCGGATATAAAAGAGCTAAGACAAAGCACAGCCGGAAAGACGAAGCCTATATTGAAATGCGTGTGGAACCGTTCATTCAGGCCACATTTGACAAGTATCTTTCAGACGAGAATGATGAATATCTTTTCAAATTCCATAAACGTTACAGCAATCCGGACAGTTTCAATGCCAACGTAAACATTGGAATCAGAAAGATATGTGCCGATATGGGAATGAAGAAGGAGGATTACTACTGTTATTATACTTTCCGTCATACATGGGCTACAATTGCCCAAAATGACTGTGATGCCAATCTGTATGAAGTTGCTTTCGGCATGAATCACAGTCATGGACTGAATATAACAAGAGGCTATGTTAAGATAGACTTCACTCCTGCCTGGGAACTAAATGCCAAAGTGATTGACTTCATTTTCTTCAGCAGCAAGAAGAGCAAGCAAGGCAAGGCACGTGACTTCGAGACACCGGCAGACAAGATGTTCCGCATCACAAAGAAGATGATGATCTATGGCCGTGCATATTTCAAAGGTGACGTAATCGGTGAAATAACAGACATTGGTTTCAGTAATGTGGACCAAGTTATCGACAGACTGGTTGAACAGTTACCCAAGGATATTCCTACCGGATGTATGGTTCAGTTCCGTCTTATGAATTGTGATTCCAAGAAGGAAGTTGTATATGAAAGAAGCAAGGGAAAAGGTTTCATGTAATCGGCAAAACTGAACAAGCAATTAACACAAAGGGAGGATTCTACTTATCTTTATCAGAACCGTACCATTTCTCATATTGGTGCGGTTCTTTCTATTTGTCCGGTTGATTCCAGGGCATAATTTCACGGCCTATAATTATAGCAAAGACAAGTACGATGAGCTTCCATATAAGTATAAAGGTTTTCTTAACCAGCCATACAGCCAGACGTATGGCAATCCTCAAAAGCCAGAATATCAACTTCAGGAGCAGTATACCGATAATAAGTACCGGCAGCAGATATATAATCAACAGCAGTTCAAACATAATGTGTAATATTTATGAGTATAAGAGCTTATTAATTATATAAATATACTAAAAATCAATGAGATACAGAAAATTGCACAACACTATTTTCTTGTTATTCGAGTAGATTTTTTACTGATTATCTGTGTTATATCACCATGATAACAAGGTATCTTCAGACTCTGATTACAGGGTTATTCTACCTGAATGTTTCTGCAATACAGTTCAGATAAAATAAGATTTCCTGATAGCCATTTCATCAGCTGAATTAGCTACATAATTATATTTTCCCTTTTATTGGGATTCCAATAACTTAGATAAGCAGGTTACTTTTATCATGCTATCATGGTATCGGGACTACATATTATATTGGATATAGGTTTTATGAGAACAATAGCCATTTATCCCAGATAACTACATCTTCTGTGTTTTTGAAACTTTGGTTTATCAAACCATATATATCGCAACATTATTTTCTGATTACTGAGATTCGTATTGTTCTAAAATTGAATAATACTTATAGCATCTATTTCTGAATACACGAAAATTAGTTTGATAAGTTTTAGGACTCTATACAACAATATTCCGCTATATGGATATTCCAAGACAACCGGATGCTACAGCACATGGTTAACAGGAATATGCCTCCAAAGAATTGTGTTGTTGATTTCGGTTTGCAACGGCTTTCTCTGGTAAATTTGGGTGTAATAATCATTCCCGGAAGGTATTGTTCTGACGTGCAGAGTTTTCCAAGCAAGTTGTACTTTTGTGGCCACAAAACTCCGTTTCGTACTCACAAAAGTAACTTGCCGAATGCTGGCGCATCGGAGCGGCAGGCCGCTGTTTCGCATGGCGAAAGATGGTCCGGGAAACCTAACCACCTTTGTATTCAAGCATGAAGAATCAGAGAAACAAGTACATCAAGGTAAGAATGACACCGGAGGAAGTACAACAGTTTAAGGAGAAATCTGCCACCTATTCATCTGTGAGCCATTATATACGCTCGGCATTGGCAGAGTATTCAAATATTGGTACCAAAAGGCAGCTCGAACTGATGAATGATTTGGGTTTGTTTTACCGGAAATATCAGAATGAACTTTCCTGGGCTGGAGGAAACCTTAATCAGTCGGTTAAACGTGCCAATGAGCTTGCGGTAGCCGGTTTACTCACACCCAGCTATATTCAGGAAGTTCTGTTACCGGTTATTCTTGAAACTCAGGAAACATTGAACCGAATAAAGAAAGACCTTGATTCTCTGACACAGAAAGCTGTCAGAATCTGAATTGCAGACTACACGATATTCAATCATTTCAGATATTATTATTGCGTAACCGTAGATTAATGAGCTTGAAGTATTTCGGTTACTCAGTCACTTAAACCTTGATAAATAAAGATTCAATATGATAGCAACCATATTACCGGGAAGCACGAACTTCCATGCTGTCGGTTACAATGAATATAAGGTATCGAAAGGTATTGCACGGCTTATCGAGATTCAGAATTTCGGTTCACTCGGAACTTTTCACAAACCTACCCCAAGTGAGTTGGTCGGTTATCTCCAGAAGTACAGTTCACAGAACAGCAGAATCAGGAAACCGCAGTTTCATGTGGCCATATCATGTAAAGGTCACGAAATGTCGGAAGATGAGTTGCTGGATTTTGCACACCAGTATCTCAAGGAAATGGGATACGGAGAATCCGGTCAGCCATTGCTTGTTTACTCCCATTATGACACAGAGAATACCCATCTTCATATTGTCACTTCAAGAGTGGCACCTGATGGAAGAAAGATTCAGCACAGTCATGAGCGCAGACGTTCTCAAGAAGTCATTGACCGTATTCTTGGTAACGACAGGAAGAAGAAAACGGAAGATGACATTAATTTGGCCAAGCAGTACACTTTCTCTTCATTTGCCCAATTCAAGTCTATAATGGTTTCCATGGGATATGAAGTCTATCAGAAAGATGGAAATGTATTCGTCAAGCATGGTGGAAAGGTTCAGAAGGAAATCCCTTTTACTGAAATAGAAAGTCTTTTCAAGAGCGGTTATCGGGAAAGGACACGTTGCCGTCAGCTCAGAAGTATATTAAAGAAGTACCGTGACGTAAGTTCCAACAAGGAGGAACTACAGAAGGAACTGAAAACGAAGTTCGGCATTGACATTGTATTCTTCGGCAAGAAGGATGCGCCATACGGGTATATGCTTGTTGATCATGCAAACAAGACCGTCATTCATGGTGCAAGAGTGCTGGCTGTAGAGGAACTCCTGGACTTCACTACTCCTGAAGAGCGGTTCAATCGGATAGAGGACTATATTGACCGATTACTGACACTTAACCCCAAAATTACCCAGAGTGAAATATACAGTAAAATCAAGAAACAGCGTGCCTATATCAAGAAAGGCATCATCTATTTTGATGGCCAAAGCCGATCGTTGAAACCTTTTATGGCAGAAGCTATCGACCGTAATAACCGTATAGACATGGTTGAAATGTTCAACCCGGCTACTGAGGCTGAACGGGATTTGCTTTGTATAATTTTTAATGTTTCCCGGACAGATCTGGTAGATATATCTCCGGAAAGAACACACTACTACACAGATGCAGTGAACCGTCTACGTGAGATATTCAATGATGAAACTATTTCATCCGTCAGGAGTAAACTATATGAAGAAGGTTTTACTGTCCGTCAGGAGGAAGATACAACTTATGCCATAAATTTCGGGCAGCATATCATTATAAATCTTACTGAAGAAAACTTCAATCTTGAACGGCTAAAGAAACAGTCTGTGAAGCAAATTGAACGGCAAAAATACCAGCAACAAACAAAGTCGACTTCACATTTCTCTGGCAAGACCAAGCTGCGTGATGTAGGTGGTGGCAGTCATAGCGAGAAACGTGAGTGGGAAGTTGGACAGAAAGGTAGCTATGATGATATCGATGATGGTAATTCAATGAAAAAGATAACATTATATTAAGTGACAATAGGAAAGACCTTACCACTCAACCCATTACTTTTGGACATG from Phocaeicola dorei encodes the following:
- a CDS encoding tyrosine-type recombinase/integrase, with protein sequence MATFKVVVRKKRADGFYPVYIRVVHRSRMGYIKTDKLITDKQITKNGEIKDIVVNEYCSREILRYSDMINRKDVSNYSVAELIEFLIHSDEEICFSDYATKFINRMASEGHERNAKNYRLAVNHLERYLGTTRVMFTYLSSSVLTRWINSLSLTNRAKEMYPTCLRQIFKRALIELNDEERGIMRIKYNPWLKVSIPKSDSTVQRAISAEACREFFNRPLPETKMISSLPELGRDVALLSLCLGGINTVDIFELKKENYKDGVIGYKRAKTKHSRKDEAYIEMRVEPFIQATFDKYLSDENDEYLFKFHKRYSNPDSFNANVNIGIRKICADMGMKKEDYYCYYTFRHTWATIAQNDCDANLYEVAFGMNHSHGLNITRGYVKIDFTPAWELNAKVIDFIFFSSKKSKQGKARDFETPADKMFRITKKMMIYGRAYFKGDVIGEITDIGFSNVDQVIDRLVEQLPKDIPTGCMVQFRLMNCDSKKEVVYERSKGKGFM
- a CDS encoding plasmid mobilization protein encodes the protein MKNQRNKYIKVRMTPEEVQQFKEKSATYSSVSHYIRSALAEYSNIGTKRQLELMNDLGLFYRKYQNELSWAGGNLNQSVKRANELAVAGLLTPSYIQEVLLPVILETQETLNRIKKDLDSLTQKAVRI
- a CDS encoding relaxase/mobilization nuclease domain-containing protein codes for the protein MIATILPGSTNFHAVGYNEYKVSKGIARLIEIQNFGSLGTFHKPTPSELVGYLQKYSSQNSRIRKPQFHVAISCKGHEMSEDELLDFAHQYLKEMGYGESGQPLLVYSHYDTENTHLHIVTSRVAPDGRKIQHSHERRRSQEVIDRILGNDRKKKTEDDINLAKQYTFSSFAQFKSIMVSMGYEVYQKDGNVFVKHGGKVQKEIPFTEIESLFKSGYRERTRCRQLRSILKKYRDVSSNKEELQKELKTKFGIDIVFFGKKDAPYGYMLVDHANKTVIHGARVLAVEELLDFTTPEERFNRIEDYIDRLLTLNPKITQSEIYSKIKKQRAYIKKGIIYFDGQSRSLKPFMAEAIDRNNRIDMVEMFNPATEAERDLLCIIFNVSRTDLVDISPERTHYYTDAVNRLREIFNDETISSVRSKLYEEGFTVRQEEDTTYAINFGQHIIINLTEENFNLERLKKQSVKQIERQKYQQQTKSTSHFSGKTKLRDVGGGSHSEKREWEVGQKGSYDDIDDGNSMKKITLY